In the genome of Plutella xylostella chromosome 6, ilPluXylo3.1, whole genome shotgun sequence, the window ATTTCCTTCTACTCTTCTAAACCTCAACCAATGCTCAGTTTTATATTACAAGTTACCAATTTACCGAGTAACTTGTATTTGATTCTAAACgatctttaataaatataaattttacattaaaCATTCCAACCTTAATATAGTTCCTGGACAGCAAATGATTAGTAATCTCAATGAGACTGTCGGTGATATCCTCTGGTAAAGACTTGTTCTTCAGTTTCCGTGTCAGTGGCTTCAGATACACGCAGGTCTGTTGGTACGTGGCTCGCTGCATCTTGTGTTTCACTGCGGTCTTCTCTGAAGCTGAGGCCGAGTTCAACTGCTGGCCCCACATCTTTAGTAGAAACTGTGGAATGGAGTGAAAAAATGTTATGTCATGTACATTTTTTTACCTACCGGTTTAATACGCTAATCCGCTATGTAACACAGATGGGCTGAATTCGGAATAGATCCATGGatgaaatcatttttataaCGCTTTGGTGCCTTTAGGTGCTCATTCTTACTCAGAATTTTCagaaataacaatttacaatataacgcaataggcggccttatcgctaaaagcgatctcttccaggcaacctttgggtggaggagagacttaaagaataaatgaggaaggtgtacaaagtgtagtaaacattcatgtttaataatacatacttaaatacatacatacataatgtaatcAAAGTTAACtatatagatttatataatataggtaggtactattgcaAGATGGAGGAAAGATAATGTTCTTTTACCTGTTTTTTGAAACCTATAGCTGTCTTCGCAAAACGGATATTTACAGGTAATGCATTCCACAGTCTTATAGCTGTCACAGTAAATGAGTTACTGTAAAACTCAGTAGTATGCGATGGGAAATCTAATAAACGCATTTGTGAGGATCTCATTGGTCTGTTGTCGGGATGGGTTTTAAAAATGAAACGCTCTTTGAGGTACGTTGGAGTTGAGGGATTGAACAGCACAGAGTAGAGTAAAGAGAGAATATGAACATTTcggcgaaggcgaattgggagccacttgagtttattGCGATATTCGGATATGTGGTGTGGTCATATTTGTgcgtaaaccaaatatgaaCCGTATGCAGAGATTTTGAAGGCGCTCAAGTTTATTCAGTTGCTCCTGGGTGATATCTGAATAGCAGGCGTCGGCGTAGTCGAGAATGGGAAGTAAAAGAGTTTGTGCAAGCGAGATTTTAGTAGCGGTAGGTAGAAAGTTACGCAGTCTTCTCAGACTGGCTTTGGATGCAAAAATCTTCCGACTTGTAGATTATCTCCAAATTGTATATTTGTGTGATAAACTTTTTGAATGTTACCTGTAAAAGTATCAATATGACATTCATGTCATGGTTCCGGTCCCCTTGGCCCATGGTCTTGGCCATGTCCAGGATGGAGTCGTACGTCACCCAGTCATTTAGATCTTCTTCCTTGGATTTCTCCCCTTCATTCTGGAATGGGAGAATTGGTGGTATTAGTGCTAGCtttattaaattgtaaaaCAAAGCTAGATGTCACCAAAAATACAGAGTGGAAGTTGGCCATGTGTCAACACAGTCTGATACTAAATAGACTTCGTAAATACACTACTTGGTTTAAAGTTCTTTACGAATTTGATTTGAGAATACTGAGCCTGCTTTCAGggttattataaacttatGATATTCTCACTCTGAAGATTGGTATAATCTGGTAGAATTTgtgtcaatattttatttgtgaatgACTAACCTGTGTTCCTAATGCCAATATTTCATCCAGGTATGCTTGATCCACTTTGTCCATAGCTTCTTGAAAGTCATTCCTGAAGCCCtgaaatagataaaataacataattagtCAATGAGATTCACGAGAAATAAATGTTACATTTTCGATATTGACAGAGAGAGATTGGTCATTGTTAGGATAGACCAATATAGTAAAAAAGAGAGAGAGAGCAATGCAGTAAAAAAGTATTGGTACTACTGGTACTAGTCTGTTCTAAAAAAATAGAGTTTAACCACTACAACATTCAGTAACCAGTAATCttcctacttactttattagCCTCCGGTTCCTGTATCTCTATCCTGCGCAGCCTGCGGAACGCCTGCACCTCACTCTCTGCATACAACAGTATCGGGTGTCCCCGCTCACGAAGCCTCTTCACCACCTCCGCACGAGGCAGGATGGCCGCTTGCTCCGAGTCTCTGGTCTCTTGACGTACTGGAATAGTATTgtagtggatgattattgttTTGGGAAGTAAATGACttgaaattttaatagtaatagaaataaatgtttacaaagaaaaacaacattgatttcatgtcattgtctcTTCACTGTTGTGTAGGTCTCTaggtacacaaatacatagtgGGTTGGCAATAAGGTATAAGTTGCTAGAAATAATTGAAACCAAGCAATTATAATTGTTGTAATATCTCCAACCTGCCTGACAAGAATGGAGACTATGGCAGTTAAAATCTGGCTATAGAGGACGCTCATACTCATATCCTGCAGaggatatatatttttatgggcTCTGTTTGTGTGCATTTGTACAATATGGGTACCTTTTTCTGCTTTTTCCTCTTCTTCCTTAGAGTCCTCTGGCTCTGGTTTGCGAGGTCCATACTTGGCGAGGTATTCTTCTTCCTCTTTGGCTAATAATTCACCTCGCTTGAAATACTTTTTGTTTGGGTCCTGTAACAAGATATAATGGTTACTAacttatatatgtatattagctgttcccgcgcgcttcgcttcgccctaaagttttcccgtgggaataccgggataaaaagtagcctatgttctttcccagggtctagaccgtaagtataccaaatttcattcaaatccgttcagtaattttggcgtgaaagagtaacagacagacagacacagttactttcgcatttataatattagttaggattatataCCCAAcccacattatttattatgtagctGTGGAATGAAGTGACATGTTCTCTCATTATAGTGATCTAGATAGTTCCTCTAGGAGTCTTCCTGCCGAGGAATTTCGTGGAAACCTAACATAACCGATAACTAAGGAAGCTGATGAAGAGATGAGGAActcataatgtttttaatatacctatgtaaacaaaaaacagaaTGTAACAGATGAACTTACGAGTATCTTTTTGTCTTCAAGAAGCTTCCGTTTTCTTGCTATTTCTGCTTTAAGAATATCCATTATAAcatttgcaatatttttttggatacgATAATGTGGCGATTTTTAATTTCCGTTAAAGTGTTTCTCGtctacaaacaaataaaataaccacaaatttatcaaaatatcaACAAAAATACACACCACAGAGTTATTAGGTAAATTTGACAGACAGCCCTCCTAAAAAGTGTTGCCATTTAAAAATTGTTACTAACTACCTCAGAGATTTATTTGTTTGCCTCAATGACTTTTATAGTTGAACTATATGtgcaaaaaacattatttttaaatacctatgtaataataaaaactctaAAGAGAATATTTGAGGTTGTTGgattttaaatcattttgaACTAATTTTGCTGAAAAAAATGTGATAAGTAAATGATAAATCATCATAGTATTATGTAGCACAAACAAAACAACCCAaacattgtacctacttagttacaCGTAATTAAGTCATTCCATAACTCTTTAAGCACGTAAAAATGTTGGCCCATGGGGATCGATCTGACGCTTGGgcactacctacttactgccAGTGtgaataactctatctactgatgactggtagttactttcatacgattttgacaggttgTAACTTTAAATGTATCAAAACAGTAtgtaagtaactaccagtcatcgatAGATAAAAGTTATTGTAACTAGCAGTTAGAGATAGTGGTGAGACCTATCGACTACCGGCTGATTTTTTCGTTCTACTctattaagtacatttattgaaataatttcattatctTGATAATCTTACAATGATTGAAATCTTGTTCTTTATCTTATCGTACATTGCCTATCAACATttttagtacctaattatatattgataccAATACAATAagataatgtaggtacctattaaattGCACTGAACCCAAAGCAATTAAGCTGAAAAGTATTGTGTCAATTGTTATTCcttaaaatgatttatttttttagtgtatttttttctgtattaCTTGCACAAAGCTTAGGTAAGTTTCTTAGATTTTTTGAAAACatgcgttttattttatattagtctGAATCTCTTCTTGACATTATATTCATCTATTTTAGCATTTTCAACTTCAAGACTAGTTGGTGGAAACGAAGCAGCTAAGCCTCATGGAAGATATCAAGCATCATTGCAAAATTTGTCAAACTATCACGTTTGTGGTGGTGCAGTTATTACCGAGCAGCATGTGCTAACAGTAGCTCattgtgttcataagtaagtTATTGTATAAAGTGACCGAGAAATGCTAATGTATTATTTCTGGTGTTCAAAAAATCTGACGCGTTTTGTCTATCTGGTCATTTTAACCTTCCTTTCGGTGATGTAACGGTTTATAAACAGTCTTTTGaaccattattttaaaagcttaCTGATAATCCACTAAGGTTCGTTCTGCATACAATTTTGTACGTAGTTAGACAACATATTTTATAgcatgaaatattatttacagtgCATCTCCAGAATATGTTTACCTCATTGTTGGTACAAATAATCTTCAGCAAGGACCACGGACAGCATACAATGTATCTTCAATAATAGAACACGAATACTATAATGCGACATCACGTCTAAATGACATCGCCATTGTCAAGTCCAGCGGATCgtttgatttaaaatttactgATATACTTCCTCTTTACCCCCTTGAGCTACAAGAAGGTGACCCGTTGATGTTGACAGGATTTGGAGCATTTGAGGTACTTATTGTTACACCTAAacatttcatatttaaatttcctatataatattatactagaTGTGCctacgtaaaactttattaaaatatgattttatgtAGCTATAATATTAACTTTCAGCCTCATGGTGACTCAAGCTCGATATTATACATGTTAAACATGCAAGTTTTTAGTCAATCAACCTGTAAATACGCTATGAGGTACACTAAAGAAGTAGCAGATACTATGTTCTGCACGTTTCAGGAAAAAGGCAGCGGCACTTGTCATGTAAGTAAATTAGATTTAAGTGATAGAATAAAGAAATCATAAAGCAGGCAGAAGTATTGCTCGCAGTAGTAAGAATGAAAATGGCGACCGTAACATAAGTGGCAGTAAAAGTAATAACATACCTATTACCTACGAATAGGGCGAGATAGTATGAATCCGGCCGCCGTATTTATAttggttatttatttgtaaaaatctTATAAGtaaaagataattttatttaaaatacgagtcttatatgaacaaaaaaaatctactttcTACCAAAATCCATATAAGCTGGCAACTGTTTTTtggttattattctgagaaatAGGTTCATCAAAATCTGCTATAAtgaaaaatcatgaaaaatacattttccatTTTATTTCAGGGTGACTCTGGAGGGCCGATTCTAAAGGACAATCAACTAGCTGGACTCATATCGTGGGGTATCCCATGTGCAGTAGGATTTCCGGATGTTCACACCAGGATAAACCACTACATTCCATGGATCCACGATAAGATCATTCCAGCTAAATAGGGAAACTACCCACCTACATACACCTATGAATTCAAGCGGAagaatatgtatgtaaaatatttattattaattaaacacCATGTATAACACCCTTGATAACAATGATAACTACTTTACCATAGGTaaagtaagtaactatgtGTATAAACTAACTGTTAGCtagaaatttattttaaaataaaccgactacaaaatatttttttacttacaatTTATAACTTTCCCAAGTTTCTTTTGAAGTCTGCAACTTTAGTGAAGTTTATCTGAaagaattaaaataactatattttaacaaggactttgtatacaTATAGAACTTGATTTTTAAATATCCAAATAAAGTTAGTTAGTCAACGACAATACAGCCAATCACAGCGTAGCTTCCAACACTCAACTTCTGTTTATCTTGAGGTGTGAAACTCACCTTATATTCTGCTTTCCTATTCTTTAACTCCGTTATAACAGCCATAACTGGCCTGCCGTGGGCGCATTGAAAAGGAGTCTTACATTCCGACAAGTCTCTCAGAAGCTTCGTACATTCTGTCTGAGAGAGTTTGTCCCCAAACTTTATAGCGTATCTGCAGGCCtagaaacataaaaaataaggaagcatgtcggtgacaaacacagGGTTTGGAGAGAGGATTAACTCAGTCAGACACATCAGCTGTTGTCAGTCTTTAATTGCCTATGATGCGCCAGACTGGcagtgtaggtatttaagGCAAAACTGATGTAAATTGGGGAGGCTATTTCTTTCTTAATATACATAGGAATTAAGTAGACATAGATACAGGAAGGtcaaaatatgaatttaaaaaaaatatattcagactttgtaaaacataattatgatagaatagaatagaaggtaCTTACCTCGCTAAACACTAGATTCATGATTGATTTAGGATACAAGCAAATAGATcctttttgtgattttatcgCTTCTATTTCTTCTAGAATCAGGTTCTTCGCGGATTTCATTATGATATCGACCTAAAAacgatcattttttattaactagTTTTATTGGTTTAGCTTTACATAGATAAAGTCTTCTGTTATATGGAGATTTTACGATATTTCTGTTACACCACAGTATTTAGTAACACTGACCTGTCTAGTATTGTTTCCAATAATAGCTTGCGGTATTCCAGTAATACTTATTTCACTTTCATCAACTGTCTTCCATTTTAATCCAAGTTGGGCGAATTTATCTTTATAGTTATGAAGATAATGTATTTCATCGGGTTTCAATTTAATACTTATTTCATCCAGATCTACACTCTTCCACTCATTGTTTGACATGTATTCTGCAAAGAGAAAAATACATTCCATCAAGGTTTAGTACCTTTTCCTGATTTGATTATGTATTTCGATCTTAGAGATCTCATTTGCATAAGATTTGAATTTACCAACTACAATATAAATCATACTAACCAGCAAGATTGCTCTCCAGTCTAATTCGTTCATGTACAGCATGTTGGTCAAATAGCACCAGGTATTTCCTCAAATCTCCCGATTGACCCGTCTTGCCTTTGATTGTAGCTGCGATAAACTTGTCATCTACTTGTCCTTGTAACTGAAAAGGATGCACggaaatttatttaaaggtaaTGATTGAAGTTTAGACCATTTGATTTAACTAAGGGCTTTTGGCAGTTGATCCTACACGCCAAACTAAGCAGTATTAGGTGAACTTTGACTgtaaatttatacttttattattcaaGTTATAGagataagtaaaaaatacctCGGCTGCTCTTAAGTTGACTGCATCAAAGTTCAATGATGCATTATCCTTCGATAACTTCTGGTTTACTTTGACGTTATCTTTGGTAGTGGTATTATTGACGTAATCAATGTTAGGTTCAAATATTTCGGTGTTTGTTTCTACTGCTTCATTAAATTCATTGTATAAATTCTGAAAGAAAGGAGTTATCTTGGTAAGTAgatgttttataaaatgtttaatagGTTCACAAATTACCGGATGTATTTTAACTTACTTCATGAAAGTAATCTTCGTCCAAATAATAATCCATTGCAGGAATTATCCGGCGATTTCCAAGTATTTGTGACATACCTGAAAAGAGTCGTTATTCAAAggtaaataaattgttatgtTGGTATATTGTAGGAcaatagattttatttaaatttaacgcTAATACAAACCTTTAGGAACAAATCGAGGCCTATTTATTACATTGATTTTGAAATTGTTTTGGATATCATCCACTTCATTTTGAAGAATCATACCAGTTTCTTTATGGATACGCAAAATGTTCCCATCTatcttaaatgtttttatgatGCCAGGTTCATCCATATCATTACATGTTTTTGTTGTATAATCAGGGCTTCTAATTTGATCGACGTTTTCATATGTTATTTTATCAGAAGCACATTTATTGATTGTATGCTTCGATTCATTAAAATGGTGAGAGGTTTCTTCAACAGCATTACATGTAGCCATTGCGTCGGATGGCAATGAAAGTATCTGGAATGGCAATATGGCAAACATTATTCGTATTTGATTaatatagttattatttattatactgtGCATTTCTATCTGTAATACTAAAACGTTATCAGTATTTAATACGATATATCGAATAGTATCAGcattagtattgttaataacGATGCTACTTACATCACCAATTACTCCATCCTTAACATAATTATCTTCATTAGGGACAACGCTTTTTGATTCATTTTGAATGTTGCTGATGGTGTTCTGATGATTCAACAAATCTATAAGTTCATTTTCAGTAAGCATTGAACCAGGAGCCTCGTAATGCATAGAGGAAGAACTTAGTACGGTCTCACAAATATTTAATGGGTTCACATCATTTTGGGAATTTGGTTCATAGTTATCTTTATTCATAGCGTCTTTTTCGGTTTCTTCAGTATTCGGCGAGATACTTTCTATGGGGGGATAGTTCGATTCCGGCACATGGTGTTGTTTTTCCTCATATTGGTGAATAGTATATGTGGCGTTATAGGAATTTTCCACAAAATCAGAAGATTCAAACCTACGGCAGCTTTTCTCGATTCGTTCCGAAAAAACTGAAAATCTATTTAAACTGTAAGTCCCATTTTGCAAGAGGTCTGGTAAGAGATTTGAAATGTCACTCCCATCTCTACAATTGAGAAATTTATCCATATGTTTCGTGTAATGGTTGTGGCTTTGGTCCATATCACAATTGGAAAATTCTATTGCATACGAGGAATTTTTCATTtgatttaattcatttataacTGAGGCTTTGACTGTATTGTACTTAACAGCCTGCTTCTTCTTTGATTTATTTCGTTTAGATTTAGTCTGGAGGAGATTACTTTTATCAGTTTCTCCTATAAAGTTTTCTCTtgatgtttttgttataaatcgAGTATTAACAATTCCAGACATGACATCCACAGAGTTACCGATATGCGAATCTACTGTGGCATGTTTTGTATAACTGTGACTGTCATATGTTAATTGTGCTCCATGGCAACTTAGTTCGTTAACttccattatttttattggtgCGATAGCAGtctctttatttttttcgaCATATTTATGTTTCTTGAATTCTGGATTTCGGCACGGAGTTTTCGGTGTGTAAGTACCGACTTCTTTACCATTTTTCATTGATTGTTTTTGGGTTGGCAAAATAGTCTGTAAGAGATCTTtagatgaaattaaattcttgTCAACAGGTTTCTTCAAAAATTCATCAGTTATTTCCTCAAATTTTGGGGGCATTGCTGGGACGTTATGAACAACAAATTTTCCAACTCTTTTCCTAACAGTGATATGTTGGTTCTTTGTCTTTATAGTGTATTGACTAAATACTTCATTCTTCCTTGTTTTTCTAAATGGTTGCAATTTATTAATGTTCTTGCTTAGTAACTTGCAACGTTTCTTCATTGTAGAATTAGCATGCTGAAAGGCTCTAATCAAAACATCAGAGTGTCGGGTGAAAGCTTTTGGTGTTTGTTTTGCGATTTGATGTTTGATATTAGTATTGAGACCTATTTcttttggtatatttttttcgattcGCCTTTTGTTCATTATTCCCTTCTTATTAGATTGCTGTCTTTTAAGATTGGGGGTAAGCTCTGTTTGCACGAGTTTACTGGAAGTTGCTATTGGTATTGGTAAAATTGCGTTCACGTCTGGATCTATTTTTTCGTCGGcagtatttattaaatctgAGTTTTCTTGGTTTTGGTTACTAGTAtcgatgttttttttcatagaCGAATTGTTATTCTTCTTTTTACACCTTTTCACTATTTTTCCTGTAAAAGATTTACATCCAAATAATTATTCAGTTttattaataggtacttatacaagtATGTGACTCACACAATTATCAAAGGTACATATCAATATTGCTAGGTGCGAAATACCTACCTTTCACTCCATTTTGCAACTGTGAAATGCCCAGTTTTCTTGAATTACTTTTCAGTATTCTatccattattttttttacttcatcTCGAGTGTCAGATTCCATTTTGTTACCAATTTGATcagtttgaattttattttctttagttGTTATATTTCCACTGTAGAATTGGACAAGTTTTTCTAACAGTTTAGTTACTTCATTCCAATTTTTAAACTCTACCGTGTTTTGTTTAGATGTAGTATTGAAGTCATAGTCATCATATGGGCATGTgatgaaaacataataaaaggGAATatgtttcttaaaaacatcttcgtCTTCTGGATATGCTGTCTggaaatataaaacataaatatagcttgattataatatataaataactacctacacctatcataactattataaaagcCCTCTATTTCCCTAATATTTTCCGATTTTCCCTAATTTTttagatgaaaataaaaaaaaattaaacatttttgtGAATAGTTAAATTTGTAAACTGCCTCTTCATTTATACAAACATGGACAGTTAGTTAGTAGGTAGTGGACAAgctatttataaaagtttatagCTAGGTACTTATGAAACTGACCATATCTATAATATGGCTTATCAATCAGTGTAGGTTAGTTAGTAGTTAGTTatatcaagaaaatgaaaaacttattttaattttgtacatCAACTCAGAATACCTTATACTTTATGAAGTTAGAGTACCTGTAGGATacagtaaaatttataataataataatatgtgggggacatctcacacacacataccaaccttataataactttaaaataccaACCTTCAATAATTTCTTAGTTTTAATTTGCTTCTTCAAATTGAATAACTTTGCTATATTGGAATCCAGAATATGGTGCAAATTACATTGTGGCATAAACCTGCCATTCAAATAGATCCAATGATTTTCATTCTCTTCAGATACTACTTTTCCCATATAGGCTGTCACTCCATAACACTTCTTTTCAACTCTGAACTCCAGTATTTTATCCTTTTCTAATGAGAAAATAGTAGCTAAGGTTTGATAAATATTTCTGCATTTATTGACTTGAAATATTATCTCATTTTTTGAGTTGTCTCTTAAACTGATTGATACATTGTTGTGAACCAAAGATATGCACTCCAggaaacttttaatattttgtatttccCTCAGTGAGTTCACTGCCTGTTTCTGGATTTTGAGGTTGTAAAGGAAGCCTTTTATGTTTACctgtaatatttaaaatattttatatttagagCAAAAGGGTATCAAATTATCaatgtaaaatgaaaatcCCTCAGGATGTGatgttttgattaaaataatatgtaatttaatttataaataatgttttactTAGCCAAATAAGTTTGATAGTTAATTAATGGAAACAAAGATTTGTGTTACATCTACACTAGGCCAAATTCACATTGTGTATTTTAAAGATTCAgcataatacttataaatattaagaaGTCTTTAGGATTATTTTACATAccaatagttataaaatataattattaataacttaCCGTGGTACCCTTTGATGGTCTGGTAGCAGAAGGCAATACATCCTTTTCTTTGCCTTTTTGAAATGACTTCTCCCAAGTATCTTCAGACTGATCAGTTTTGGATGTAATATTTACAACCCGGGATACTTCAACTAAACTAGCCAAGGACTGCCCTTGAAATCCATAAGACTGGGGTGATGCCTTCAGTGTTGTTAAGTCAACAGTTTTGCTGGTCATGTATCTCTTTCCAACATGGTTCATGTCTTCTTTTGAGATACCATCTCCATTGTCTATAACTTGTATTGAATGCTCTTCAATGTGTAAACGAATAGCAATGGAAGTGGCATTTGCATCCAATGCATTGTAAACctgaaaatgttaaaaattatattttattcagaagTACTTAACCAGGAAATTTTTAATTCATCCCGCTTTAAGATGGTTTAAGCTAGTTTAGTTGGTCTAATCTTAAGGGCGCTAACGTAGTACTAAGAGAAGGataggttaggtacctaccagtTCCTCAACTGCTTTTTCGAAAGAATGTATTCGTGAGGATGCACTGAATCGCGACTGAACAGCAGAAGAAAGATATTTCATTGtcatttatgatattttagCGATTTTATCATCGGGATTAgcattgtatgtaggtaccgaATACGAAATCACAAATACCAACAATGTAACGATGTgcgatgtaaacaaaaattatgattctcacttgtttttaaatgtttctCCAGTCAAACTTTTTCGTAAATCACCGAATGCCATGCTATTGATGTGTTCTAAAACTTTTcaaacttttgttttgtttgattgtttgttttctttctttctcgATTCTCGAGCTACCTACTCGCAGCAAACTATaattttaccatggaaaaaaATCCGTTGTGTCTTACTAATAAGGTTTACAATAGTTTACAACCGTACAATTTGCGTACAATCAATAATGTTATGACGTATGTTTGACACATAATTGACAGATAAGTAACAGATGACAGAGCACTGTTGCGTAAAAAACGTTCTACgtacttttaataaaattatgttatgagACCTATCCAGTACTTATGCATTTTTTGAAGCAAGTACtacaatgtatgtacctatacctcataataaaatgttctATTACACTGTTGGAAACCTAGATCTA includes:
- the LOC105396320 gene encoding pre-mRNA-splicing factor 18, which translates into the protein MDILKAEIARKRKLLEDKKILDPNKKYFKRGELLAKEEEEYLAKYGPRKPEPEDSKEEEEKAEKVRQETRDSEQAAILPRAEVVKRLRERGHPILLYAESEVQAFRRLRRIEIQEPEANKGFRNDFQEAMDKVDQAYLDEILALGTQNEGEKSKEEDLNDWVTYDSILDMAKTMGQGDRNHDMNVILILLQFLLKMWGQQLNSASASEKTAVKHKMQRATYQQTCVYLKPLTRKLKNKSLPEDITDSLIEITNHLLSRNYIKASDAYLQMAIGNAPWPIGVTMVGIHARTGREKIFSKNVAHVMNDETQRKYIQALKRLMTKCQEYFPTDPSRCVEYTKVE
- the LOC105381896 gene encoding chymotrypsin-2 translates to MIYFFSVFFSVLLAQSLAFSTSRLVGGNEAAKPHGRYQASLQNLSNYHVCGGAVITEQHVLTVAHCVHNASPEYVYLIVGTNNLQQGPRTAYNVSSIIEHEYYNATSRLNDIAIVKSSGSFDLKFTDILPLYPLELQEGDPLMLTGFGAFEPHGDSSSILYMLNMQVFSQSTCKYAMRYTKEVADTMFCTFQEKGSGTCHGDSGGPILKDNQLAGLISWGIPCAVGFPDVHTRINHYIPWIHDKIIPAK
- the LOC105381942 gene encoding uncharacterized protein LOC105381942, translated to MTMKYLSSAVQSRFSASSRIHSFEKAVEELVYNALDANATSIAIRLHIEEHSIQVIDNGDGISKEDMNHVGKRYMTSKTVDLTTLKASPQSYGFQGQSLASLVEVSRVVNITSKTDQSEDTWEKSFQKGKEKDVLPSATRPSKGTTVNIKGFLYNLKIQKQAVNSLREIQNIKSFLECISLVHNNVSISLRDNSKNEIIFQVNKCRNIYQTLATIFSLEKDKILEFRVEKKCYGVTAYMGKVVSEENENHWIYLNGRFMPQCNLHHILDSNIAKLFNLKKQIKTKKLLKTAYPEDEDVFKKHIPFYYVFITCPYDDYDFNTTSKQNTVEFKNWNEVTKLLEKLVQFYSGNITTKENKIQTDQIGNKMESDTRDEVKKIMDRILKSNSRKLGISQLQNGVKGKIVKRCKKKNNNSSMKKNIDTSNQNQENSDLINTADEKIDPDVNAILPIPIATSSKLVQTELTPNLKRQQSNKKGIMNKRRIEKNIPKEIGLNTNIKHQIAKQTPKAFTRHSDVLIRAFQHANSTMKKRCKLLSKNINKLQPFRKTRKNEVFSQYTIKTKNQHITVRKRVGKFVVHNVPAMPPKFEEITDEFLKKPVDKNLISSKDLLQTILPTQKQSMKNGKEVGTYTPKTPCRNPEFKKHKYVEKNKETAIAPIKIMEVNELSCHGAQLTYDSHSYTKHATVDSHIGNSVDVMSGIVNTRFITKTSRENFIGETDKSNLLQTKSKRNKSKKKQAVKYNTVKASVINELNQMKNSSYAIEFSNCDMDQSHNHYTKHMDKFLNCRDGSDISNLLPDLLQNGTYSLNRFSVFSERIEKSCRRFESSDFVENSYNATYTIHQYEEKQHHVPESNYPPIESISPNTEETEKDAMNKDNYEPNSQNDVNPLNICETVLSSSSMHYEAPGSMLTENELIDLLNHQNTISNIQNESKSVVPNEDNYVKDGVIGDILSLPSDAMATCNAVEETSHHFNESKHTINKCASDKITYENVDQIRSPDYTTKTCNDMDEPGIIKTFKIDGNILRIHKETGMILQNEVDDIQNNFKINVINRPRFVPKGMSQILGNRRIIPAMDYYLDEDYFHENLYNEFNEAVETNTEIFEPNIDYVNNTTTKDNVKVNQKLSKDNASLNFDAVNLRAAELQGQVDDKFIAATIKGKTGQSGDLRKYLVLFDQHAVHERIRLESNLAEYMSNNEWKSVDLDEISIKLKPDEIHYLHNYKDKFAQLGLKWKTVDESEISITGIPQAIIGNNTRQVDIIMKSAKNLILEEIEAIKSQKGSICLYPKSIMNLVFSEACRYAIKFGDKLSQTECTKLLRDLSECKTPFQCAHGRPVMAVITELKNRKAEYKINFTKVADFKRNLGKL